In Asterias amurensis chromosome 4, ASM3211899v1, one genomic interval encodes:
- the LOC139936159 gene encoding post-GPI attachment to proteins factor 2-like has translation MHDLNKNPEPRGRPPRILYIPFSVAIIFTLSTMAVGFLLCVTSALMFNRKKSVETHCGVHVPNFLPSISAAIALPPSSYIWKLSIILTSVQRLVAVKFHHMQFSSIRTSAYWYPMLCILCAVAELMENLSLIALTCVTSSEDTALHVKFFGSFQVFSSLFMLLMCVVYKTASGQHPTVWERKSLRFKYAVFAANTVCILIAVFFYYRHTYYCDNYAYTIFSAFEYLVVLTNILYHFIVTYNFSDRGIIFGYNPTPEKRV, from the exons ATGCATGACCTCAACAAGAACCCTGAGCCAAGAGGTCGGCCTCCAAGGATTCTTTACATCCCATTCTCTGTAGCAATCATCTTCACGTTGAGCACCATGGCAGTGggatttctgctttgtgttacCTCAGCCCTAATGTTCAACAGGAAGAAGAGTGTCGAGACGCATTGTGGAGTACAT GTGCCCAACTTTCTTCCTTCAATCAGTGCTGCCATAGCTCTTCCTCCATCCTCGTACATCTGGAAGCTGTCAATCATCTTAACATCAGTCCAGAGACTGGTTGCCGTCAAGTTTCACCATATGCAGTTTAGTTCCATTAGGACAAG TGCATACTGGTACCCAATGTTGTGCATTCTGTGTGCAGTGGCAGAGCTGATGGAGAACCTGTCTCTGATTGCACTAACATGTGTCACATCATCTGAAGACACag CTCTACATGTGAAGTTCTTTGGCAGTTTTCAGGTGTTTTCCAGTCTGTTCATGCTGCTAATGTGTGTAGTGTACAAGACAGCTAGTGGCCAGCATCCTACTGTATGG GAGCGCAAGTCGCTGAGGTTCAAATATGCAGTGTTTGCAGCCAATACTGTCTGCATTCTAATCGCAGTCTTCTTTTACTACAGACACACTTACTACTGTGACAATTATG CATACACCATCTTCTCTGCCTTTGAGTACCTCGTCGTTCTTACCAACATTTTGTACCACTTCATAGTAACATACAACTTCAGTGACAGGGGGATTATATTTGGTTACAATCCAACACCAGAAAAGAGAGTCTGA